One Erythrobacter aureus DNA segment encodes these proteins:
- a CDS encoding arginine N-succinyltransferase — protein MTFRLRAAHISDLEHLYEMAKLTGGGFTNLPADRAALTRKLERADEAFSRTEDVLGDDIFTLVLENTDTGQVRGTCQLFSQVGQQWPFYSYRLTTLTQQSQELDRTVRAELLSLVTDLEGSSEVGGLFLHPGERAGGLGLLLARSRYLFIAMHRHRFADRILAELRGVIDDRGGSPFWDGVAGRFFGMTFQEADYFNAINGNQFIADLMPKHPVYVAMLDEEAKKVIGVPHPSGRAAMRMLENEGFAAEGYVDIFDGGPTMTARTDNVKSIAASTPSRVSATDLDSGERALIAAGTLGTFRSAYGMREIADDGSVVIDAACAELLEVSEGDQVWSVAR, from the coding sequence GTGACCTTTCGCCTGCGCGCTGCGCATATCAGCGACCTCGAGCACCTGTATGAGATGGCCAAGCTGACGGGCGGCGGTTTCACCAACCTTCCGGCTGATCGCGCGGCGCTCACCAGAAAGCTCGAGCGCGCGGACGAGGCGTTCTCGCGCACCGAAGACGTGCTCGGCGACGACATTTTCACTCTCGTTCTGGAAAACACCGACACGGGTCAGGTGCGCGGAACCTGTCAATTGTTCAGCCAGGTCGGCCAGCAATGGCCATTCTACAGCTATCGCCTCACCACTCTGACCCAGCAAAGCCAGGAACTCGATCGCACGGTACGCGCCGAATTGCTGAGCCTCGTCACCGATCTGGAAGGCTCCTCCGAGGTGGGCGGGCTGTTCCTGCATCCGGGCGAGCGGGCCGGCGGGCTCGGCTTGCTGCTGGCGCGCAGCCGCTATCTCTTTATCGCGATGCACCGCCACCGCTTTGCCGACCGGATTTTGGCGGAACTGCGCGGGGTGATCGACGATCGTGGCGGATCGCCCTTCTGGGACGGTGTGGCAGGCCGGTTTTTCGGCATGACTTTCCAGGAAGCCGACTATTTCAACGCCATCAACGGGAACCAGTTCATTGCCGACCTGATGCCCAAGCATCCAGTCTATGTCGCCATGCTGGACGAAGAGGCGAAAAAGGTGATCGGCGTGCCCCACCCCTCCGGTCGCGCTGCCATGCGTATGCTCGAGAACGAAGGCTTCGCCGCCGAAGGTTATGTCGACATTTTCGATGGCGGCCCGACTATGACGGCGCGTACCGACAACGTGAAGAGTATTGCCGCATCGACGCCGAGCCGTGTTTCTGCGACCGATCTGGATAGCGGCGAGCGCGCACTGATCGCCGCCGGCACGCTGGGTACTTTCCGAAGTGCCTACGGTATGCGCGAGATTGCGGATGACGGTTCGGTCGTCATTGATGCGGCCTGCGCCGAACTGCTCGAAGTGAGCGAAGGCGACCAAGTGTGGAGCGTTGCGCGATGA
- a CDS encoding malate synthase G — translation MTQYVTRAGIEADPQLAEFIETEVLGPLGRDVDEFWQGLAQLLGSFAPRNRALLAKREDLQAKIDAWHTERAGKSHDAEDYRAFLTDIGYLVPEPGDFTIGTENVDPEIATMAGPQLVVPILNARFLLNAANARWGSLYDALYGTDALDAPPARPGGYDEDRGAAVIAEGRELLDEIVPLASGSWSELDSLENATLADPSQQVGTTDKGPLFRHNGLHIELVVDPDSQVGKTDRLGLADINFEAALTTIADCEDSVAAVDAEDKLLAYTNWLGVIRGDLEESFDKGGKTLTRKLAGDKSYTDADGTQHTLPGRSLMFVRNVGHLMTNPAMRWDGADIPEGILDAVVTSAIGAQDVAGLGKHGNSRCGSIYIVKPKMHGPEECAFTNDLFDAVEDLLGLPRHTIKVGVMDEERRTSANLAACIHAVRDRIVFINTGFLDRTGDEIHTSMRAGPMMRKGEMKNSAWLKAYEARNVGIGLAHGLSGRAQIGKGMWAAPDLMGQMMIEKIGHLRAGANTAWVPSPTAATLHAIHYHREDVFEIQKGLGDAAKLDELLAIPLADGVNWSEEEIREELNNNCQGLLGYVVRWVDQGVGCSKVPDINDVGLMEDRATLRISSQHIANWLLHGVISEEQVMESLRRMAAKVDQQNAGDPSYEPLLENEDGAAFNAAKDLIFKGVEQPSGYTEPLLHAWRLRKKASA, via the coding sequence ATGACCCAATACGTTACGCGCGCCGGGATCGAAGCCGACCCGCAGCTTGCCGAGTTCATCGAAACCGAAGTGCTTGGCCCGCTTGGCCGCGATGTCGATGAATTCTGGCAGGGCCTTGCGCAATTGCTCGGCAGTTTCGCCCCGCGCAATCGTGCGCTTTTGGCAAAACGCGAGGATTTGCAGGCCAAAATCGATGCGTGGCATACGGAGCGCGCGGGCAAGTCGCACGACGCGGAAGACTATCGCGCTTTCTTGACCGATATCGGCTATCTCGTCCCCGAACCGGGCGATTTCACCATCGGGACCGAGAATGTCGATCCCGAAATCGCCACCATGGCCGGGCCGCAGCTCGTGGTGCCGATTCTCAACGCACGCTTCCTGCTCAACGCCGCCAATGCGCGCTGGGGCAGTCTGTATGACGCGCTCTATGGGACCGATGCGCTCGACGCGCCGCCCGCGCGCCCCGGCGGCTATGACGAGGATCGCGGCGCGGCGGTGATCGCCGAAGGGCGCGAGCTGCTCGACGAAATCGTGCCGCTGGCATCGGGCAGCTGGAGCGAGCTCGACAGTCTGGAAAACGCGACCCTCGCCGACCCTTCGCAACAGGTCGGCACAACCGACAAAGGGCCGCTTTTCCGGCATAACGGCCTGCATATCGAACTCGTCGTCGATCCCGATAGCCAGGTCGGCAAGACCGATCGGCTGGGCCTGGCCGACATCAATTTCGAAGCCGCGCTGACGACCATTGCCGATTGCGAGGATTCGGTCGCGGCAGTCGATGCCGAGGACAAGCTGCTCGCCTACACCAACTGGTTGGGCGTTATCCGCGGCGATCTGGAAGAAAGCTTCGACAAGGGCGGCAAGACGCTGACGCGCAAGCTGGCAGGCGACAAGAGCTACACCGATGCCGATGGCACGCAGCACACACTGCCCGGCCGCAGCCTGATGTTCGTGCGCAATGTCGGCCATTTGATGACCAATCCGGCGATGCGCTGGGACGGGGCGGACATTCCCGAAGGCATTCTCGATGCGGTCGTCACCAGCGCCATCGGCGCGCAGGACGTTGCGGGGCTGGGGAAGCACGGCAATTCGCGCTGCGGCTCGATCTATATCGTGAAGCCCAAAATGCACGGGCCGGAGGAATGCGCCTTCACCAACGATCTGTTCGACGCGGTCGAGGACCTGCTCGGCCTGCCGCGCCACACGATCAAGGTTGGCGTTATGGACGAAGAACGCCGCACTTCGGCCAATCTCGCCGCCTGTATCCATGCGGTGAGGGACCGGATCGTCTTCATCAACACCGGCTTCCTCGACCGGACGGGTGACGAGATTCACACCTCGATGCGCGCCGGGCCGATGATGCGCAAGGGCGAGATGAAGAACTCCGCCTGGCTCAAGGCGTATGAGGCGCGCAATGTTGGCATCGGCCTCGCGCACGGCCTTTCGGGCCGGGCGCAGATCGGCAAGGGCATGTGGGCCGCGCCCGATCTGATGGGCCAGATGATGATCGAGAAGATCGGCCATCTGCGCGCCGGCGCCAATACGGCATGGGTTCCCAGCCCGACCGCCGCGACGCTGCATGCGATCCATTATCACCGCGAAGACGTGTTCGAGATCCAGAAGGGTCTGGGCGATGCCGCAAAGCTGGACGAGCTGCTCGCCATTCCGCTGGCCGATGGGGTGAACTGGTCCGAAGAGGAAATCCGTGAGGAGCTGAACAATAATTGCCAGGGTCTGCTCGGCTACGTCGTGCGCTGGGTCGACCAGGGTGTGGGCTGTTCCAAGGTCCCGGACATCAACGATGTCGGCCTGATGGAAGACCGCGCGACATTGCGCATCTCCAGCCAGCATATCGCCAACTGGCTGCTGCACGGCGTGATCTCGGAAGAGCAGGTGATGGAGAGCCTGCGCCGCATGGCCGCCAAGGTGGACCAGCAGAATGCGGGCGACCCGTCCTACGAGCCGCTGCTGGAAAACGAAGACGGCGCGGCGTTCAACGCGGCGAAGGACCTCATCTTCAAGGGCGTCGAACAGCCGAGCGGCTATACCGAACCGCTGCTGCACGCCTGGAGGCTCAGAAAGAAGGCGAGCGCTTGA
- a CDS encoding hydrolase → MKPGTAPQALIDTIDADTMLRQVQEWAAINTGTANIEGLDRMAGVLADAFSTLPGNVELVDPATVTAISSEGHEFEKPHGRHMVLRVRPEAERRFVLTGHMDTVFPVDHPFQETTWLDDDTINGPGTADMKGGLNVILHALMTFETIEGAERVGYDVMINSDEETGSLASRGLIEELARGKYAALTYEPSALPDGTLAHARGGTGNYSITFTGKSAHAGRNPHDGRNAIVAASDLVLRIKALEAEDITVNPAKIEGGSANNVVPDLAILRFNIRPKSTDAMARFDGELASILRLIETEHQVGIHRHGGVTRPPKPVDEKAQRLFDLVKACGAELGQQIGWKSTGGVCDGNNIAATGVPVVDTMGVRGGAIHSPDEFMIVPSLRERAALSALVLAKLSTGDHL, encoded by the coding sequence ATGAAACCAGGCACTGCCCCACAGGCCCTCATCGATACTATCGACGCAGATACCATGCTGCGTCAGGTTCAGGAATGGGCAGCGATCAATACCGGGACCGCCAACATCGAAGGGCTCGACCGGATGGCGGGCGTGCTCGCCGATGCCTTCAGCACGTTGCCGGGCAATGTCGAACTGGTCGACCCGGCCACGGTCACCGCGATATCGAGTGAAGGCCACGAATTCGAAAAGCCGCATGGCAGGCACATGGTTTTGCGTGTGCGACCGGAGGCCGAACGCCGCTTCGTGCTGACCGGCCACATGGACACCGTCTTCCCCGTCGATCATCCGTTTCAGGAAACCACCTGGCTCGACGACGACACGATCAACGGCCCCGGCACTGCCGATATGAAGGGCGGCCTCAACGTCATCCTGCACGCGCTCATGACTTTCGAAACAATCGAGGGGGCAGAGCGCGTCGGTTACGATGTGATGATCAATTCGGACGAGGAAACCGGCAGCCTCGCGAGCCGCGGACTGATCGAGGAGCTCGCACGCGGGAAATATGCCGCTCTGACCTACGAGCCCAGCGCCCTGCCCGATGGCACGCTTGCCCATGCGCGCGGCGGGACGGGCAATTACTCGATCACCTTCACCGGCAAATCCGCCCATGCGGGCCGCAATCCGCATGACGGGCGCAACGCTATCGTCGCTGCCAGCGACCTGGTGCTGCGGATCAAGGCGCTGGAGGCGGAGGACATCACCGTGAACCCGGCCAAGATCGAAGGCGGCAGCGCGAACAATGTCGTGCCCGATCTGGCCATCTTGCGGTTCAACATTCGCCCTAAATCGACCGACGCGATGGCTCGCTTCGATGGCGAACTGGCTTCGATCCTGCGCTTGATCGAAACCGAACACCAGGTCGGCATCCACCGTCATGGCGGTGTCACCCGCCCGCCCAAGCCGGTCGATGAAAAGGCCCAGCGCCTGTTCGATCTGGTCAAGGCCTGCGGTGCCGAACTCGGTCAGCAGATCGGCTGGAAGAGCACGGGCGGGGTGTGCGACGGCAACAATATCGCCGCTACCGGCGTGCCAGTGGTCGACACAATGGGTGTGCGCGGCGGGGCGATTCACTCGCCCGACGAATTCATGATCGTACCTTCGCTTCGGGAACGCGCCGCTTTGTCCGCGCTCGTTCTGGCGAAGCTATCCACCGGAGACCATTTGTGA